The region CGCCGCCTCGAAAAGCATTTCGCGCACCGTGACGTCGCCCGCGGCGCGCGCGACGACTTCCGCTTCGCGCGGCGCCATCGGAAAGCCCAGCTTGGCGATCGGCGCACCGAATTTCGCGCCCTCGCCCGCGATGCGCAGGTCGCAGCAGCTCGCGATCTCCAGGCCCGCGCCGATGCAGGCGCCCGAGATCTGCGCGACGATAGGGATGTCGCAGTCGAGCATCGCTTTAAGCCCGCCCCACACCTCCCCTTCGTGGAACTGGCGCAACGCGTTCTCGTCGAAGCGGAAGTCCGGGTATTCGGAGATGTCGCCTCCGGCGCAGAAGGCGTCTCCCTCGCCGGCGAGCACCACGCAGCGGTAGTCGCTGGACAGGTGGATGCCGTCGAAGACGGTCTTCATCTCGCGCCACATCGCGCGCGACATGGCATTGAGTTTGCCCGGATGGGACAGCGTCACTCGTGCGATCGCGCCTTCGGATGTGAGAGTGATGCGTCCCGTCATGTATCTCCGTTCAGTCCAGCTTCGCGCCGGATGCCTTGACCACCGCCGACCATCGCTTGATTTCCGCGCTGACGAAGGCGCCGTACTGCTGCTGCGTCATGGTCGGGAAATCCGCGCCGTTGTTGGCCCATATTGCCTTGAGCTCTTCCGTGTTCACCGCCTTGCGCATCTCGTCGACGATGTGCGCCTGGATGTCCGCGGGCGTGCCCTTGGGCGTCCACAGACCGTACCACGTGGTGACGTTGTAATCCGGCAAGCCCACTTCGGCGGCGCAGGGCACGTCGGGGAAGGCCGGGTTGCGCTTCGGGCCCGCGACCATGAGCGCGCGGATGCGCCCGCCCTTGATGTGCGCGGACGACGAACCCAGGCCGTCGAACATCATGTCCACGTTGCCCGAGATGAGGTCCTGCAGCGCCGGGCCCGCGCCGCGATACGGGATGTGCGTGATGAAGGTCTTGGTCTGCTGCTTGAAGAGCTCGCCCGCGAGGTGGTGCGAGGTGCCGCTGCCGGCCGAGCCGTAGTTGTAGCGGCCCGGGTTCTTGCGCATCAGCTCCAGGAAGCTCTTGAAGTCCCTGGCATCGACGCGGCGCGGGTTCACCACCAGCACCTGCGGCACGCTGGCCAGGAGCAGCAGGGGCGCGAAGTCCTTCTCCAGGTCGTAGTCGAGCTTGGGGTACATCGAAGGCGCGATGGTGTGGTGCACGGCACCCATGAAGAGGCCGTAGCCATCCGGCGCATAGCGCGAGGCCACGCTCGCGCCGACGGTGCCGCCCGCGCCGCCCTTGTTCTCGATGATGAGCTGCTTGCCCGTCTGCCTGGAGAACTGCGCCGAGAGCGGCCGCGCGAAGGCGTCGGTGCCGCCGCCCGCGGGAAAGGGCACGACCATGATGACGGGCTTGTTCGGCCACCCGGATTGCGCGCGCGCCAGGGGGCTCAGGACGACGGCGCTCGCGGCGCCGGCGCGCAGCACGTCGCGCCGTGTGAAACGGTGATCCATGGGGTTGTCTCCTTTGTTATGGATGCCTGGGTCAAAAATACAGGTCTTCGATGTCGCCAGAAATCGGGATTTGTCCCTGCGCCAGCATGGTGCGGTGTTTGTCGAGGCGCCGCAGGTCATACAAATAGTTGACCATGAGGCCGTAAGACTGCTTGAGGCCCTTGGGAGACGGGTCTCCCGCCCAATTGAGCCGCTCCACGCGCGCGCCGTTGCCCAGGTGGAAGCGCGCCACCGCATCCAGCGGCTTGCCGTCGTTCGTCTCCTTGCCCAGGTACTGCGCAGCCCAGCCCAGCAATGCGGTGCGCACGGGCGATTTCGGGCCGAGTTCGAGCGGGTTGTCCAGCGCTTCGAGCAATTTCGCGGGCGCGGCCTTCTGCATCCAGGCCCGCAGGCCGGGGATCGGCGACAGCGTCGCGAAGGTCTTGAGCCGCGGGAATTCAGCCTTCAGGGTTTCCACGACGCGCTTGATCAGCGAATCGCCGAAGCTCACGCCGCGCAGGCCCGTCTGCGTGTTGCTGATGGAATAGAAGATCGCCGTCGTCGCCTTCGCGAGGTCGCTGGGCGCCGCGCCTTCGTCCAGCAGCGGCGTGATGCTGGACGCCATGCTGTCCATCAGCGCAACTTCCACGAAGATCAGCGGCTCGTCCGGGAGGCTCGGGTGGAAGAAGCCATAGCAGCGCCTGTCGCTGTCCAGCCGGTTCTTCACGTCGGCCCAGCTGCGGATGTCGTGCACCGCCTCGTACTTGATCAACTTTTCCACGAGCGACGCGGGCGAGTCCCAGCTGATGCGCCGCAGGTCGAGGAAAGCGACGTCGAACCAGGTGGAGAACATGTACTCCATCTCGACGTCCAGCGCGCGCAGGCGCCGGTCGGACTTGAGCTGGGGCTGCATCTCCGCGCGCATGTCCACGAGGAAGCGGATGCCGCCGGGCGCGGCGCTGAACCGTTGCAGCAGGCGGCGGCGCGGCGACACGGTCGCGCGGCGGAACAGCACTTCGGCCGCCGCTTCGTCGGGCGTGCCCACGGCCGCCGCGTACTGCGCCTGCGCGCGCTTGACCTGCTCGGGGTCGGCGGTGAACTGCTCGCTCATGAGCAGCCACATGTCCTGCCGCTGGGCCGGCGAGGCCTGCGCATACCACCGCATCACGCCTTCGGCCTGGCGACCGCCCTCCACTTCGCTCACCGACGCCTCGATGACGGCCTGCAGCTCCGTCAACGTGCGGCGCAACACGCGCGGCGACAGCGCCTCGGCATGCCGGCGCAACGTGGCCTTCAGGCGCTCGCGCGTGGAGCGGGGTTCGGCGTGCTCGAGGATGCTCATGGCGCGAGCCTTGATTTCTGGTTGCGGGCCAGTTCGCGCAACGCGCCGCGCTGGCGGGTCAGGTGGGTGCGCATCGCGGCTTCCGCGCCTTCCGGGTCGCGGGCCTTGAGCGCGGCGAAGACGGCCATGTGCTCCGACAGGCTCTGGTCGAGCCGCCCCGGCGCATGGAGCTGCTGCAGGCGCGCGAGCTTGACGATCTTGCGCAGGTCCCCGATCACCTGCGCAAGCCAGGGGTTGCCGGCCAGCGCGATGATCGCCTCGTGAATGGTGAAGTTCGCGGCGTAGTAGTCGTTGATGCGCCTGGCCTTCGCGTGGCGCTGCAGCTTGTCGTGCAGGGCTTCCAGCGCTTCGAGGTCGGCGTCCGTCGCCTGCGCGGCGGCTTCGCGCGCGCACTCGCCTTCCAGCAGGGCGATCACGGGAAAGATCTGGTCCAGGTCCTGCTCCGTCACCTCGTTCACGAAGCAGCCGCGCCGCGGCTCGTGGCGCACCAGGCCCTCGGCCGTGAGAACCTTCAGCGCCTCTCGCAATGGCGTGCGGGAGATCTCCATCTGCTCCGCCAGGTGCACCTCATCCAGGAAGCTGCCCGGCAGCAGCTCCCCCGCAAAGATGCGGTCGCGCAGCTGCGCGGCGACTTCGGCGTGGAGGGAGTTCTGGACGAGGCGCATGGATAATTTTCTGTAATTACAGATAATTATAGACATCGCCAAGCCGCGCGCAAGCCCTTTTCGCGGGCCGCGCCGTCTAGTTAGCAGGCTAACGATTTCCCGGCCTTTCCCCCATGCGCGGCTGGCTCGTTTCGTGCTAAAACCAGCGCATCACCAAGCGCGCCACCGAGCGCGCTCCCTGCCGGGCTCCCGCCCGGCGCGGCGGCACACGAAAGCATTCTCATGACCTGGTCGATCATCGCGCGCGACGCCTCGGGCGCACTGGGCATCGCGATTGCCAGCCGCTTCTTCGCGGTGGGCGCGCTGTGCCCGCACATCCGCAGCGGCGTGGGCGCGGTCGCGACGCAGGCCCTCGTCAATCCGATGTACGGTCCGCAGGTGCTCGATGCACTCGAAGAGGGCCTCACGCCCCAACAGGCGATCGAGCGCGTCACTGCCGCCGACGAAGGCCGCGACCTGCGCCAGGTGCACGTCGTCGATGCGCAAGGCCGCACGGCGCAGTACACCGGCAAGACCTGCGTGGAATGGTGCGGGCACACGCAAGGAGACGGTTTCTCGGTCGCGGGCAACATGCTCGCAGGCGCCGCGGTGATCGCTGACACGGCGCAGGCGTTCCGCGAGAACGACGCCCTGCCCTTCGCGGAACGGCTCATCGCCGCGCTCGCGGCCGGGGAAGGCGCGGGCGGCGACAAGCGCGGCAAGCAGGCGGCCGCCGTGCTCATCTACACGACGGAGTCCTATTGCGCGCTGGACCTGCGCGTGGACGACCACGAGGAGCCGATGCAGGAGCTGCGCCGGCTCTACGACAAGAGCCTGGAACGCTTCCAGCCCTTCACCGCCTGCCTGCCCTCGCTCGCGCGCCCCGCGGGCATCACGGATCGCGCGGTGATCGAGGCCGAAGTCGAACGCTTCCACGCACGCCGCAGCGGCGCCATCCAATGAGCGCCCTGCTGGAAGTCGAAGGCCTGCGCACCAGCTTCAGGCTGGAGGAAGGCGGCGAGTTCGATGCGGTGGACGGCATCAGCTTTTCCGTCGAGACGGGCCGCACGCTGGGCATCGTGGGCGAGTCGGGTTGCGGCAAGAGCGTCACCTCGCTGTCCATCATGGGGCTGCTGCCCAAGGGGCAGGGGCGCATCAGCGCCGGTTCGGTGCGCTTCGAAGGCAGGGACCTCGCGACGCTCGCGCCCGACGAGATGCGCGGCCTGCGCGGCAACCGCATGGCGATGATCTTCCAGGAGCCGATGACCTCGCTCAACCCGGCGTTCACCATCGGCGACCAGCTGGTCGAAGGCATCCGCGTGCACCGGAACATGACGGCGCAGGAAGCGCGCGCGCATGCGATCGAGATGCTGCGGCGCGTGCGCATCCCATCTCCCGAGCAGCGCATCGACGAGTACCCGCACAAGCTGTCGGGCGGCATGCGCCAGCGCGTGATGATCGCGATGGCGCTCGCCTGCGAGCCGAAGTTGCTGATCGCCGACGAGCCGACCACGGCGCTGGACGTGACGATCCAGGCACAGGTGCTCGACCTGATGCGCACGCTGCGCGAAGAGACGGGCACGGCGATCATCCTCATCACGCACGACCTGGGCGTCGTCGCCGAGCTGGCGGACGACGTGGTGGTGATGTATTCGGGCCGCATCGTGGAGCGCGCGCCCGTTCGCCGCCTGTTCGCGCATCCGCAGCATCCCTATACGATCGGCCTGCTCGGCTCCATCCCGAGCATGCACCAGTCGCAGGCGCGCCTGCATGCGATCAGCGGGCAGGTGCCCACGCCGATGACGCGCGTGCAAGGCTGCCGCTTCGCGCCGCGCTGCCCCTTCGCGATCGACAAGTGCCGTGCCGAAGTCCCGCCCCTGTTCGACCTCGGCGACGGCCAGGAGGCCGCGTGCTGGCGCGCGCCGCTGGAAGTGGCGCTCGGCTTCGCGGACACACCGGCCGTGCGGGAGATGGCATGACGGCCCTGCTGCGCGCCGACAACCTGGTGAAGCACTTCCCCGTGCAAAAGCGCATGTTCGGCAAGGCGACCGAGGTGGTGCATGCGGTCGATGGCGTGAGCTTCGAGCTCAACGCCGGCGAAACGATGGCGCTGGTCGGTGAATCCGGCTGCGGCAAATCCACGGTGGGCCGGCTCGTGCTGCGCCTGCTGGAGCCGACGTCGGGCAAGGTCTGGTTCGCGGGCGAAGACCTCACGGCCCTGCCGCCGCAGGAGATGCGCGCGAAGCGGCGCGAGCTGCAGATGATCTTCCAGGACCCGTACTCGTCGCTCAACCCGCGCATGACGGTGGAGCAGACGCTGGTCGAGCCCTTGCGCCTGCATGGGCTGTCGCCGGGGAAGCATCACGAGCGCGCGGCGGAGTTGATGGACCTCGTCGGGCTCGCGCCGCAATACCTGCAGCGCTTCCCGCATGAATTCTCCGGCGGGCAGCGCCAGCGCATCGGCATCGCGCGTGCGCTCGCGGTGCAGCCCCGGCTCGTCGTCTGCGACGAACCCGTCTCGGCGCTGGACGTGTCCATCCAGGCGCAGATCGTCAACCTGCTGCAGGATTTGCAGCGGCGGCTCGGCCTCGCCTATGTCTTCATCGCGCACGACCTGGCGGTGGTCAAGCACATCGCCTCGCATGTGGCGGTGATGTACCTCGGGCACATTGTCGAGTATGCGGACAAGCGCAGCCTGTTCGCGAGCCCGCGGCATCCGTACACGCAGGCGCTGTTGTCGGCGATTCCCTTGCCGGAGCCCGACGCGAAGCGCGAACGCGTGCTGCTGCAGGGAGACGTGCCCAATCCGATCCACCCGCCTTCGGGCTGCCGGTTTCGCACACGCTGCCCGTACGTGCGGGAGCGGTGCGCGCAGGAGGTGCCGGTGCTGCGCAGCGAGGGGAGCCATTCGGTGGCTTGTCATTTCTGGGAAGAGATTGCGCCGCCCGCGCGCGCGAACGAGGCGCGGG is a window of Caenimonas aquaedulcis DNA encoding:
- a CDS encoding enoyl-CoA hydratase/isomerase family protein; translation: MTGRITLTSEGAIARVTLSHPGKLNAMSRAMWREMKTVFDGIHLSSDYRCVVLAGEGDAFCAGGDISEYPDFRFDENALRQFHEGEVWGGLKAMLDCDIPIVAQISGACIGAGLEIASCCDLRIAGEGAKFGAPIAKLGFPMAPREAEVVARAAGDVTVREMLFEAAVLTAAEMKSRGFLTRVTPDAGVAAEAAASAARIAELSPQAARLNKRTLRSVSAGAGTLAQAYRYANSAEHREGIAAFLEKRPARF
- a CDS encoding Bug family tripartite tricarboxylate transporter substrate binding protein, yielding MDHRFTRRDVLRAGAASAVVLSPLARAQSGWPNKPVIMVVPFPAGGGTDAFARPLSAQFSRQTGKQLIIENKGGAGGTVGASVASRYAPDGYGLFMGAVHHTIAPSMYPKLDYDLEKDFAPLLLLASVPQVLVVNPRRVDARDFKSFLELMRKNPGRYNYGSAGSGTSHHLAGELFKQQTKTFITHIPYRGAGPALQDLISGNVDMMFDGLGSSSAHIKGGRIRALMVAGPKRNPAFPDVPCAAEVGLPDYNVTTWYGLWTPKGTPADIQAHIVDEMRKAVNTEELKAIWANNGADFPTMTQQQYGAFVSAEIKRWSAVVKASGAKLD
- a CDS encoding malonyl-CoA decarboxylase codes for the protein MSILEHAEPRSTRERLKATLRRHAEALSPRVLRRTLTELQAVIEASVSEVEGGRQAEGVMRWYAQASPAQRQDMWLLMSEQFTADPEQVKRAQAQYAAAVGTPDEAAAEVLFRRATVSPRRRLLQRFSAAPGGIRFLVDMRAEMQPQLKSDRRLRALDVEMEYMFSTWFDVAFLDLRRISWDSPASLVEKLIKYEAVHDIRSWADVKNRLDSDRRCYGFFHPSLPDEPLIFVEVALMDSMASSITPLLDEGAAPSDLAKATTAIFYSISNTQTGLRGVSFGDSLIKRVVETLKAEFPRLKTFATLSPIPGLRAWMQKAAPAKLLEALDNPLELGPKSPVRTALLGWAAQYLGKETNDGKPLDAVARFHLGNGARVERLNWAGDPSPKGLKQSYGLMVNYLYDLRRLDKHRTMLAQGQIPISGDIEDLYF
- a CDS encoding GntR family transcriptional regulator, whose translation is MRLVQNSLHAEVAAQLRDRIFAGELLPGSFLDEVHLAEQMEISRTPLREALKVLTAEGLVRHEPRRGCFVNEVTEQDLDQIFPVIALLEGECAREAAAQATDADLEALEALHDKLQRHAKARRINDYYAANFTIHEAIIALAGNPWLAQVIGDLRKIVKLARLQQLHAPGRLDQSLSEHMAVFAALKARDPEGAEAAMRTHLTRQRGALRELARNQKSRLAP
- a CDS encoding DUF1028 domain-containing protein, with amino-acid sequence MTWSIIARDASGALGIAIASRFFAVGALCPHIRSGVGAVATQALVNPMYGPQVLDALEEGLTPQQAIERVTAADEGRDLRQVHVVDAQGRTAQYTGKTCVEWCGHTQGDGFSVAGNMLAGAAVIADTAQAFRENDALPFAERLIAALAAGEGAGGDKRGKQAAAVLIYTTESYCALDLRVDDHEEPMQELRRLYDKSLERFQPFTACLPSLARPAGITDRAVIEAEVERFHARRSGAIQ
- a CDS encoding ABC transporter ATP-binding protein, giving the protein MSALLEVEGLRTSFRLEEGGEFDAVDGISFSVETGRTLGIVGESGCGKSVTSLSIMGLLPKGQGRISAGSVRFEGRDLATLAPDEMRGLRGNRMAMIFQEPMTSLNPAFTIGDQLVEGIRVHRNMTAQEARAHAIEMLRRVRIPSPEQRIDEYPHKLSGGMRQRVMIAMALACEPKLLIADEPTTALDVTIQAQVLDLMRTLREETGTAIILITHDLGVVAELADDVVVMYSGRIVERAPVRRLFAHPQHPYTIGLLGSIPSMHQSQARLHAISGQVPTPMTRVQGCRFAPRCPFAIDKCRAEVPPLFDLGDGQEAACWRAPLEVALGFADTPAVREMA
- a CDS encoding ABC transporter ATP-binding protein — translated: MTALLRADNLVKHFPVQKRMFGKATEVVHAVDGVSFELNAGETMALVGESGCGKSTVGRLVLRLLEPTSGKVWFAGEDLTALPPQEMRAKRRELQMIFQDPYSSLNPRMTVEQTLVEPLRLHGLSPGKHHERAAELMDLVGLAPQYLQRFPHEFSGGQRQRIGIARALAVQPRLVVCDEPVSALDVSIQAQIVNLLQDLQRRLGLAYVFIAHDLAVVKHIASHVAVMYLGHIVEYADKRSLFASPRHPYTQALLSAIPLPEPDAKRERVLLQGDVPNPIHPPSGCRFRTRCPYVRERCAQEVPVLRSEGSHSVACHFWEEIAPPARANEARAVNERLVRLQSAFRTTGLETETV